One Betta splendens chromosome 5, fBetSpl5.4, whole genome shotgun sequence genomic window, TGTAACGCTTCCTCTCATCTCCCGCGTCTCCCCATTCTCTCCCGATCATTTtatgtctttgtctttctctaTTCTTCCTCCCCATTCTTTGTCCATTCAGGGGTAACCGTGAGAGCTCCAGCAGGGCATCTAGCAGTCgtcaaagcagcacagacagtgacaTGAAGTGCCTGGAGCCACGGCCTTGGAGCAGCACCGACTCGGACAGCTCCAACCGAACCCTCCGGCCACCCGTCACCAAGGCCAGCAGTTTCTCTGGCATCTCTATCCTGACGAGGGGTGATAGCCTTGGCAGTAACAAAGGGTCACAAGGAAGCTGCAAAGGCTCTCGCTCTGGTAAGGACGCAAGGGTTTCAGAGTGCATGTCTGTTCAGAGTTTGATCAAATAAGACATTGAAAAATATAtgcatgtatatatatttttctatcGTTAGGCCTGCCCCTAGTCAATCCTGACGTGTGCGCCCCACCTACAGTTTCCCAGTCCAGCCGTAGCCTGCTTCCCTGCCCatcgcagcagccacagcagccacagcccCAGGCTCCACCCCAGACTGCTCTGCTGCCTACCCCACAGCAGCACCCTATGAGCAACCACATGATTGCTCAGGTATGTAACTCCACTGCCTTCATATTATGTCAGTCATAAGTAAAGAATTAATACTGcatgataatgacaataaaatgtatttctggGTACTTCAGGCTAAAGGTTGCTATGTGTATGTAATGAAAAGGAACTCTGGGCTTCACTTTTATCGTCACTGATAACATGTCACTGTTTTATTACATTGGTGTAACACTAAGGTCATGACTAAATACTATACTACTACTGCATACTACATCTACTGTACTATGTATATGTTCTGTATCTATCTGTTAATTAACATTTCCTCCTTGTCCTAACCCACATCcttcatattttttaatttgtttattcacttctttccatctgctgctgacACTTTACTTCTCATTGGCTCTTTCTGTGCCCTacctctttttttcctcatctTTTCTGGTGGTGTGTTTAGCCGGTGCCATCTCTGCAGCCCTCTCAGCCTGTCTCCTACTCCAGCCCTTCCTGCCCCCAGGTTCTCCTGCCAGTTTCTCCTCCCCAGCAGTACACAATGGTACTCACACCTCTTCTACTGTAGCTTCATCTCTGAATATTCTGTCTGTTACAGACGGCATTGCTAACGCCCTCACATTTTCACACTGCTGTAATCTACTAAAAACTCCCTTCACTCTGTTGCCCACTCTTCATTCACATTATGTAGGTTTTTAATCACAGAGAAGACCTACATAATGTCTGTACCAGAAAAGTATTACTTTCTCTTGTGCTGTATAATGTCTTTATATGTAGATGAAGAAAGATGGTTGATGTGCAGTCAAAGCACTTTTGTTTCGACTGTAACCAGTTTTTGTATAAAAGTGTTATTTTTCATATTCTGATGTTAACAACAGTTAACAACAGTCTCTGAAGACATGAACATCTGAAATTCGCTGACATTTTTAATGTAGCATTTTAAGCTTTAATCGCTCAGTGCTATGAAACACTATAGCTACTGTTTTAACATGACCTACTGATATAGAGCACCAATCATTATCAACATTAATCAACTCCTTTCCATTCCTTCCAGGGAGAAGAGCTGGCTCCCCAGTTTGGCCAGATGACGCTCAGTCGGCAGGGCTCCAGTGAGAACCCTGAGCCTCCCCCAATGTATCAGCCTGCTCCTACAGTGCTCTCACAGCACCCCCCTCCTCAGACTGGCTACATCATGGCCACAACGGGTCAACCTATGCCTCCATCTGGCTACCAACCTGCCACTGGACACCcccatcctccacctccaccgcctcctccatcCCAGACTGTCATACAGgctccaccacccccacaaggATACATGCAGGCCCCTCCGCCTCAACAGGTTGTAATGCAACTACAGTCATACTGGACGATTAAATTATTATATCAAGACTTATCAAATAAGTCTCCTTTAGTGATGATAAATTACAAAAAGAATCCAAAACTGGATTGGAGATTTTTAatctaaaatatgtttttaaatggGTCATGTGAATGTTTGCATACACCTCTGTATGACCCTCCTGGGACTCTGGTCCTTGGACTTAGACCACGACAGCACCAGTATTATAAGCTGATTACATAGCCACATCTTAATGATTGTAGAGAATGATCGTTTCCCCAAACTGTCTGTCTTCATTCCATACTTCTGGATTTGCTTGAATCCCTAAAGTAGTTGTTATAATACACATGGGAGAAGAGAAAGCTAAATTGATGTGGCCATAATACACTTTGGGAAACATTAGGCCTGGAATGGAGCTCAGTAAGGGTTTAGTTAAGCTTTTGGATACATTTTTGAGTGTTTATATAAGGGGGCATGAAGGTCACTAGGATTTAAAGTACATTGTGGTGAGATATAAAAGCAGGCATAGCACACGTACAAGCAAAGTACACGTTGGAGCACCAGGTTCATTTTTAGAGTAGACAGAGCCATTTACTTACTTATTTGAGGGGCACAGAGTCTCATACATTTTACAGTAGCCAATAATTGTTGAGCTTTTAAGTCAGGTcgtataattagaatatcataaagttgatttattttactaattccattcaaaaagtgaaacttgtatattaATTTACTACACACACTGATATatctcaaatgtttatttcttttaattgtcatgattataactgacaactaatgaaaagctcaaatttAGTATCTCAGAAAATTAGAATCTTATGTAATAAAGATACAGAGAAAAGGGTGAAAAGTGTACAGCACTCAGTACTTAGTTGTGGCTCCTTTTGCCTGAATTACTGCAGCAACACGACGTGGCGAGGAGTGGTGTTATGAGAGCCCAGGTTGCTCTAATAGTGGCCATCAGCTCTTTTGCATTGCTGGCTCTGGCATACTGCATCTTCCTCTTCACAATACCCCATAGATTTTCTATGGGCTTATGGTCAGGCCTGTTTGCTGGGCCAAATAAGAACAGGGATACCATGGTTCTCTAAACCAGGTACTGGTAGCTTCACGTGTGAAGTCCTGTTGGAAAATGAAATCTGCAGCTCCATAAAGTTGGTCAGCAGCAGGGACTGCTGCTTCATGTTGATGCATGAAGTGCTCTAAAACGTTCTGGTGTATGGCTGCGTTGACCTTGGATCTCTGAAAACACAAATTTCTCCTTTGGAAATTAGGGTCCCAGAGAACATAACTTTGGAGCACTCCGCAACAGTCCAGTCCTTTTTTGTCTTTAGCCCAGGCGAGACGCTTCTGATGCTTGCATACGTTTGTGCactgcctccagctgcagtccacgGTTTGTGAATCTCCCCCACATTTTTGAATGGGTTTTGTTTCACGATCCTCTCCGGGGTGCGGTTATCCCTATTACTTGTCCACTTTTTCCCCCCAACATCTTTTCCTTCCCTTCGCCTCTTTGTTAATGTGCTTATACACAGAGCTCTGTGAACAGCCATCCTCCCTTACAATGACCTTTTGTTTCTTGCCCTCCTTGTGCAAGGTGTCAATGGTCGTCTTTTGGACAACTGTCCGGTCAGCAGTCTTCCCCACGATTGTGTAGGCTACGGAAATAGACTGAGACCATTTAAAGGCCTTTGCAGGTGGTTTGAGTTAAATAGCTGATTAGTGTGTGGCACCAGGTGTCTTCAATATTGAACCTTTTCACAATATTCTAATTGTTTGAGATACAGAGTTTAGAGTTTTCAtcagttttattcattcattacataGAGACTggtatatttcaaatgtttatttcttacACTTGTGATGATTATGACTTTAAAAATGGAAATAGTCAAATAAGTCGACTTTTTGaagatattctaattatatgaccaCCACCTGTACTCACACTTTGGGATATTAATCTAAAAAAATGCATGTACTGTTGACACATTCCTGAATTTTACAGCTATTCTTTTAGCTGTTATCCTTACCATCTGCAGTTGAGCTCTTTAATAGCTTTCATTCTGTGATTATATGTTGTTGCTAGCTGTGACCTATATAGACGGTGTGTTTTCGTATCTTTTATCACCCTACAcaccttcctctcttttcctcttttggATCGCTCTACTTTTTTGAACAGTATTGTCTGGCAAAGGAAGCGGCACCATGTTCTTTAATGTGTAGGCGGTTGATGGTGTGAAAGCAGGGCAAATATTGACACCACTAATGCTGTCCTGTATGCAGATCAAGGTGGAGGCAGAGTGTATTGATGCTTGTGACGCTAAACTTCTTCCGTTCGTCTTTTTGATGTCTTGTTTAGAAATGGAAGCTACATTTAGTCTGGTTGTATAAGACCAGACATTTCATAACATTTCTAACTTCTACCTCGGAACAGTACAGAGAGATTGAAGGCACTGACTTGTATGAATATGTGTAAGGCTTTACTCCGCTTCAGAGCTTCAGATCATGACGTCTGACTATATACAGTCCCTCAGCTCATTCAATGGATCACAACTTTGATATGATAATGATCATTTAATGAATTTGAAAATGCATAACCCAAGTTGGTTTAATTTATCAACGTCTTTTTCTCTTGGTtaagtgtgttgtttttgtttttttgctttagaTACAGGTGTCGTATTACACTGCTGGTCAGTATCCCAGCTCGGGCCAGCAGTACCGTGTGCCCCAGCCCATGTCCCACCAGGTGTCTTATCCTGCTCAGCGCACACAACCCATGACCCAGCCCACTCAGCAGTCAGGTCAGTACATTTTGTACTAgtcaaatacagtatattacaccCAAGGTCTATATGAGGTGTCTGAATGAAGAGCTACAGTTCAGGCAtgtgtttggtttgttattTGACTCTTATTTAATACTTAATTGCAactgccaaaataaaagacagtgaatttatttttatattgctatattgtttttcctgttcaaaAGGGGCTAAGTCATACTCCGTTTGAAGTCTAAAAGGTGAAAGGTTGATTTCATGCAACCTTAGTCCTGCATTGTTCTGCCAAGTCAAATATATGGAGACCAAAATAGATTTCTTTTAATTTTCCATGGAAAagatcagttttttttttgtcctctgcTTGAATATGGTGTAGTTTGTTTATAAAGTATGTCACAGCAATTCTAGATAATCTAAATGGGCTCTACCTCATATCAGAAACTGGCTAAATCTACATGATCATAAACACTTCGCTCAACGTAATGTTGCATCGGCTCAGTGCTGAGTTTCTCAAGGCTGATTATTTTGTTATGGGGACGATATCACTCATGAAACTAATTCCCTACAAATTGAACCACATTGTGGAGTTTGTTTGTCCGGATTAAGTATATGAACACACTAATTCCTGTCTTCTACCACATTTTCGTCTcatgtgttttgttctgtctaAATTCTCATCTCTTACTGTTTTCCGTCATTAGGTCTCCAGCCAATGATGCCCAGCCAGCAGCCGAGCTACCAGAGCATGATGAGTGTGCAACAGCCTCAAAATCCTGGTCTGCTTAATTCACAGAGAACAGGAATTGGGGGACAAATGCAAAGCATAATGGTCCAGTACCCACAGATGCAATCTTATCAGGTATGGATGGCATTCACTGAGCTTTAACACACGTTATTATGTAAGTAGAAGTTAGTTTTTCCAAtcatttatttgacatttgacagtGATCATTGTCTGGTGGTCTGAAACCCTCAGCCTCACATGCAAATAACCACACAAAGTCCAACAGCTCCATCTGGTGCCCTGTTTTCACAGCTGATATTTTATTCCTATACATATAGTTTGTTACTTGGAGTTCTGTTTACAGTACAAGGTATCTTAAACCCTTACCCACACCCAGGTGCCCGTGGGAAATGAAAATCAGCAGgtggtgcagcagcagtaccagcagcaggtgatggtaCCAGTGAGCCAATCTGTCCAGGGGCCCATGCCTGTCTATTACAGTGTTATTACACCCACACAGCAGAATAGCACAAGGTATGTACAGACATGTTATAGCGTAGCTGATAAAAATGTTTAACTGCTAAATGTTTAGTGGAATAAACCTATTTAATTATACACATTTACTCAATTTTAGAAATTTAGCTGGCATATTTTAAAGTTGTAGTGACTATAAGCACAGACACCTGAGCAAACATACACAAAATTGTGtttattaaggtttctgcaTTCACGTTTTCCTTCTATCCTTTATTTTTGTCTTGCAGCCCATCAGTAGGTTATCTGCAGGCCCCCAGCAATGAGCAGTATCAAATCACACAGTCACCGTCTCCCTGCAACCCTCAGCAGTTGCAGCAGCAATATTCAGGTGACTTAAAGTTGTACATAATAATTTACCCCACCACAGCAATTGTTGTTGCAGATTGTCAACATCAGTACTAACATGAAAACTCGCAAAGAAATGTTTACCTAAACTGTCTGCTGTAAATTACCAAAATTGGGTGAAGGGTATTGAGGGAAAAGTTCAGGCAACAGCACAGAGAGTTCATACGTTCAGCAGGTGAATCGATGTCCTAAAAACGTAATGTTTGAAGAAGTTGGGGAAAACTTTGCAAAGGCCTTGTGCTCACATTTGACCCTAAGTAAATGTTCAGTGAATTATCAGAAAGATTGACACTTTATCCTTTCAACCTCTGATCTGTTTGTGGTGTTTCATATATTCATGTCTGTTTTCTTGCTGAAAGAACAGTTTTGATTGGTCAGACTTTGTAGACCTAAGAGTTGGGTCCTGATTTTGCCCGCTGCTTGTTTTCAGCTTCAGTCCACTGCTGCTACCTGTTATTCTATAGTAAACCAATGATGTTCACACCTTTCTCTTTGTCCACGTCTTCAGGAGTACCCCCTCCTGGGCCTGGGGTGATGGTCATGCAGCTCAGTGTCCCCAACGGACCACAGCCTTCCCAGAACCCTCCTCTGGTCCAGTGGAACCCATGCAAGTACTACAGCATAGAGCAGAGACCCAGCAAGCCAGGAGAGCTCTACAAACCTGACAACACTCCACAGGTACTCGGACAAGAGTGGGGGTGATCCTTCCTTATAAGGACCATATCAGACCACACAGCTATCCATCAAGTCGTATACACACAATCATTCTTTAGCCTTTCTTTTAAACATTATTGATCAATAGAATTATTTGTACCACTCTGTGTTGTTGGATAACTAGATAGAAGTAAGTTCTGTTTAAGCAAAGAGGGCATAGAATTAGTAAGAATATGGGTTAAGTACTTTGATGTTGTACCTCCTTAGGGATTCTATAGTTTGGTTTCCCTCTTTTTTTGGGTCCAGGCTAGTACCCAGCTCACCAGTCCTCTGGCCTCCCCCACTCAGTCTCCCACCCCATCTCCTTCCGGCAGCAGTGTCTGTCCAGGCCTCGGACCACTACCCCTCATTTCACAGTTTCCACGCCCTGGAGGACCAGCTCAAGGTACAGACTAACGAGAGAAGTGAGGTTTCAGACACATGCTTTATTTATgcaaaacacattcaaatgtgtaaatatgccGGCTGAATAGAAGTGATGTGCACTGTAcatgttctgtttttctctgcttgACTACAAAGCATGATGATGTATTGGCTGAACAAAGTGAAACAATAGCTCCACCATAGACTCGAGGAACCCTTCAGGTCACATTTGGATGTGTACACGTCTTGCAGCCATTAGAAAATCTCAGAAAGCACGTAAACGGGTATTTCCTTGGTTTTAAGAAGTGAATAAACACTAGCTGTTGTAGTAGCTGTGTGTTTCTAACCTCTGCTCAGGTTCATGCTCTTTCACCTATTTCCACAGCGACCCTCCAAACCTGGTCTCTAGTCAGGTGGCGTTTGGCCCTGAGCCAACTGACCATCCTGTCATCCCA contains:
- the LOC114855232 gene encoding R3H domain-containing protein 2 isoform X9 — translated: MSVSLTTDIQQEGESGPLIEPCSRGKTSPQPQGTKEGTGEGLDPEDSSPQDSQKRAPNHSHGRKRAKSNAKLKLVRSLAVCEESCGPFSNDGGPDTDIIQLHISCPSDKEEEKSSKDEYENEEKEKKDKTPRKMLSRDSSQEYTDSTGIDVHEFLVNTLKNNPRDRMMLLKLEQDILEFINDDNNQYKKFPQMTSYHRMLLHRVAAYFGMDHNVDQTGKAVIINKTSNTRIPEQRFSEHIKDERNMDFQKKFILKRDDASMDKDDNQIRVPLQDGRRSKSIEEREEEYQRVRDRIFARESSQNGYINDNRGNRESSSRASSSRQSSTDSDMKCLEPRPWSSTDSDSSNRTLRPPVTKASSFSGISILTRGDSLGSNKGSQGSCKGSRSGLPLVNPDVCAPPTVSQSSRSLLPCPSQQPQQPQPQAPPQTALLPTPQQHPMSNHMIAQGEELAPQFGQMTLSRQGSSENPEPPPMYQPAPTVLSQHPPPQTGYIMATTGQPMPPSGYQPATGHPHPPPPPPPPSQTVIQAPPPPQGYMQAPPPQQIQVSYYTAGQYPSSGQQYRVPQPMSHQVSYPAQRTQPMTQPTQQSGLQPMMPSQQPSYQSMMSVQQPQNPGLLNSQRTGIGGQMQSIMVQYPQMQSYQVPVGNENQQVVQQQYQQQVMVPVSQSVQGPMPVYYSVITPTQQNSTSPSVGYLQAPSNEQYQITQSPSPCNPQQLQQQYSGVPPPGPGVMVMQLSVPNGPQPSQNPPLVQWNPCKYYSIEQRPSKPGELYKPDNTPQASTQLTSPLASPTQSPTPSPSGSSVCPGLGPLPLISQFPRPGGPAQGDGRYSLLGQPLQYSLCPPSLMHGQSYSSHQGQGVMKHGPRGKKQTLKSASTDLGTTDVVVSRVLEVTDLPEGISRPEAEKLFNQLSLCGAKIQWLKDPQGGRGGAGGCGPCPGAGPSGPGAAPGHGASVGVGGMKGDCNDPAHLYTVVAVFPNTMAAQSASFKLNNSGASLFKLRAAKKNYDLRVLERASSQ